ACAAGGGAACACGGGATAAAGTGAGATATATTATTGAATCTTGTAATTTTATCATTTCAGTTattaataatatattctcttaccaagttaATAAGGGACCGGTACGTAGACTATTAGTCATAGGGCCGAACCTGACTAAAACTCAATATGTTATTTACTTGATGTCatttattttctgcattgcataTCGAGTGCTGACAATATATATTCGGTATTAACAACAAGTTGTTTGACAGTTTGATTAATATTCAACAACATATTAAAATCGGTTTTAGTTAACCATAACACCGACCCCCTCTAGGCATAGAATTTCAAGTATATGATACTAAAATTTACCAGATTTAGCTTTAAAAAATTTAATGAATAAATAAAAAGATAACCACCAATAATCTCAACAATTCAAAAATAATACATAAACataaatatgattttaaaaatgtaaCACATACTAAAATAATaatactaaatatatatatatattatcgaTTTCAATCAGTACTAAAAATTTTATAACATTTAACTAAAatgttattttaaaaaatattaatttttttttaatgcACGGGTACAAATGTAGTTGGTATTAGATTATTAGTGAAAGTTAGACATGATATTGAGGTAGGGTCAACCGGGGCTTGAAACATCGATATCCATTAGATTGGGTGCCATCCTCCCGGAGATTTAGGCCCCGACAACAATATTTCATAGACGTAGAAACTGGGCGATTTTCCCTTCTTTTTTTACTCAAATTCTTTTAACTGGGTCTAAGCAAGTCAATAATTCTGTAGCTAGCTAGCTAAACTCACCAAGATCACACCAGTTGTGTTTACATTGATTTCATGAAAACTATTTCCATTAAAAGTATTGCCAATTTATTTATGTTTTGAATGAAGTCAATTTTTGTGTGTAATTCAGAGTTGTAGAATCAATTTAAATTCGAAATTCACTCCTGTGGTAATAAAGAAATACAGATCACCAGAGACTTGTAGGTAGCAGCTAAGTGTGAGAAATTAAATGACAGAGTTGAGGGAGGCACGGAGATGCCGTGCCAATGCATTGAATAGGAAGCCCTCCGTAATCGATTATTTGTAAGGTATGTATGCAATTACTAGCTAGTATTTACAATGAAGAGAATCTTTCATATTTGTCTTTCTTGCTGCAGACAATTCTGCACACATTTATCAGTACCTCTATTTATTTCCCCTCTTTCTTCTTTATTGCCTTTTCCATGCACATCTCCTATCCAATTCTATACATCACACACTAATATTGTTAttattacatgcaaaaattacccAACTTCACTCTATTTCTTAAAGTTTATGGGTTATTATGTATGTTAAATTACTAGTCCCTTCCCTCGCTTTTTGCAGATATCTTAAAGTGCATAcacaattttttttctaaatttctGGAAAATGTCATAATATTTCTAGTGTTAGATATGATATAAGATTCATAATGTTGGATGAGCAGTTTGGTAATTTAACTTAAGTATCATAGGTCTCGGTTGGACTTTTTGTCATTCTATTCTCATATTACCTCTATTCCaatcattttttatatttttctttttgaaATGTCACATCTAATTTTTTACATTTAAAAATTTATTACAAATAGTCAATCGATCCCACCATTTTCCCACTTTTCCTAAattttcacactacttttactccactatctcccttttatatattaaaaattaatgggTCCTACCACTTCACCCACTTTTCTTTCTATTTTTCAatactttatacatattttttgAACTCCGTGTGCAAACCAAACGAAAACAAAATTTGTCGGAAATAGGAGCGTAGGTGATTCGGTGTTAGATCCAAAAATAAACTTTTTGAGTTGGAGTTTTCTTATAACGGCTTAAATTTTGGATGAGCTTGTAATTGCCGGTACCTTCAAGTATTTCTAAAATAATCCATGCATGAATACAATTCGGATGGTTTAGTTTAACATTGCCATGCATGCACTCATTCATCAGTACAGCCGGCCAAACGAGCGGTTTGGCTCGGCCCGTTCGCTACTCGGCTCGCCAGAAAATCGTAAAAGTCGTCCCGCTACGTGCCGAATCATTATGTGGCTCGAACCGGTAAATACAGCGAACCGAACATGAATAGGAAAGCTGAAAACCGTAACCGGCCCGGAACCGGACCGGCCCGAACCTGTTAATTCGCCAACGAATAGACAGAGACTTGCACGCGAATTCTCGGTTAACCGGCCCGCGAATTATTCATTGCAGGGGTTTATGTTTAATGGTTTTTAGTAGTATAATTGTGACATTACATCTGTTTTTGAACAAGAAGAGTGATGTCTTTTCTATTTTTGtgcaaaattttgaattttttaatcTTCTTATAGTGTTTAAATTTTCTTGTGCTACAGTTTGATTTAATTAAATTTTTTCTTTCTATTTTCTTGTTCGGGTAATTATTcgaatattttgttaattattggATTTTTTTGTaagtatattaaaataattaattataaatattattatgtTGACAAACTGAGAATTTTTCAAAAgttacataattaaataataaatattattatgtTGAACAACTtattaaataagaaaaagaaagaagatgGGCAAACCGCAATTCGCGGTTAACCGCCTACTTCCAGCCAATATAAATTCTTTTTTTATTCTGTTTAATCAATTTGTTTTTCGCCTCTATTCGCTGAACCGTTTTATTCGGTTTATTCACGTGTCGTTCACGAGTAGTCCAACTATGTAACCGGCCCGGCTCGGCCCGGACCGTATATCCTCGCGGGCCATTTACGATTTCAGTTGTTAACGAATCGGCCCGTCCAAAATTCGGCCCGACCCGTTCGGCCCGCTCGTTTGGCCGGCTCTGTTCATCAGTCATCAATCACAAATACAACTCCACAGCTGCATGCATGTTCTAGAATAAAGAAACCTAATAATACAATTGAGGAAAGATGTCATGCAAAATTTCTAAATATATAAGTAAAGCAAAAAGATTGATGGGACTGTAGTAGGTACATATTAAAGTACTAGCAAATTAGTGTCGTCCTGGAGATGCAGGCGTTGCAGTACAATCTTGATTTCAGCAAAACCTGAATTCTGGAAAAATTGATTATCCCTCTTTTTACTCATGACTACTGGACGAACTATTTCTgaattttatttgatttgatcCTTTAAAACTTCCTTAATACATATAAGACAATTTATGCACATCTTTCTTTTGTGCTCATGAGATAACAAAACAAATTGTTTTTTCTTTTCAAACTTTAGATCTAAGCCCATTAAAGATTTATGACAGAAGACGCTACAAATTAATGTCCCATCTCTGATCCTGAAATAACTGCATATTTATTGTTATAAAATTATGACTTATGAGTGCATGTATATTGTTTCAAAACAGGGGCTAGatgtttttaaatttgtttgAATAGATCTTTTGCTGCTATTTAAACTATCTTTATTATAGTAGTTCTATGTGTCTGATTGTTTACATTAACATATGTACAATTCATTCAATATAAACTACGGATGAAATGCACCATTTCTGTAATATGCTATATAATTACTACCATAATGATTTATAATAATAGAGATTCATTCCATTTCAGACTTCAAAATTAACAAGTTGTACAGAAAAACGCGTGTATTACTCCGAGTGTTTAAATTTTACCGGTACTAAACTCTGTAGCCCTCAAGTACAACGGTACAGAACATTAAATTAACGGGCATCTTTTGTCCAACTCTTGCATATCTGTCTCCATAAATACACGGTGCCTGAAGGAATGCTTCATTGTAGAAACTCCTTGCATTTTGCATTGCAGAAAGCAAGAAACCCTAGTTAACGGTAAAGATCAACATATATTTTATACGTCATATATCTAAAAACGGTCCATGCAAATCAAATATATAGTTATATTTGTTGTGGCTACAGTTTAGTCACTTTCCCTCAGCCTCGACCTTTCTTTTTCTTTGCAGTCTTCGTTTTTCTACGTTTTTTTCTAGCAACTTCTTCGGTATTGATACTATCATTGATATCATATTTTCCGCTGTCCAATTCAATTGGCAGGATCTAGATCTTATAATTTTGATCGGATCTCAGAATATATTTTCGTACAGGTGGTGAAATTAAAATGAGTGATTCGTTGACGTCTTCTGATTTTTTCCAAGGCTCTGAATTTGTCGACTATGCCACCTCGCCTGATAATTTCTTCAGTATCCTCGAAGCTTTAGATGGCGAGTTGATGAATCCAATAGCAATAGCTGGTCGAGAAGCTGATGTAACTATAGGTCCAAAAGAAGGCAGTGCAAGTGTAGAGGTGGAGAGTACGAGTGCACCTAAATTAGTTTCTGAAAAATTAACATCTTCCATATTTAGCAACGACACGGATCCTAAGGCACTTGCTGAAGCTAGTAATGATTTAAGTTCACCAAAGTCCAACAAACGGAAGCTCGGTAATCCTACGGAAGGACAACAGAAGATATCTCATATAACAGTGGAGAGAAATCGAAGGAAGCAGATAAATGACAATTTAACTGTCTTGCGCACCCTTATGCCATCCTTTTATGTCAAAAGAGTGAGTCCCCTACTGTAATTGGTATTTTTAATACAAGGCTTATAAGTACTAGCTGATAACCCGTGCTAAATAGATAAATCTTGTATAATTATATGGTTGCAGGGAATCGGACTCGAGTTTAGACTAATTAATTTGATAAGCATATTTTGGTTCTTTTTGTTTCACCAAGATGGTGTTTCCCTTATTAATAAAGAGATTAATATTTTGTTGTATATGTATAGGGTGATCAAGCGTCAATAGTAGGAGGTGTTGCAGATTACATTACTGAATTGCAACAAATTTTACGATCACTGGAGGCGAAAAAGCAAAGGAAGGTAATTTATAGTGATGTCGTCATGAGTCCGAGGCTTGTTTCAAGTCCAAGAACAAAAGCAACAGCAATATCATCCTTACCAATCAGTCCTAGAAAGCCCCCTTTAAGTCCAAGAATAGTTTCAAGCTTACCAGCTAGTCCAAGAACTCCCCAATCAATCATAAGCAACAACTGCTCTCTTATTAACAACCACCTTCATAGGTTATTAGTACAACAACTTCATCCATCAGCCAATAATTTCTTACCATCTCCTACGACTACCTTGGCACCACCGTCGGCTTCATTGCTACTTGAACCTTCATCGTCTTCATCCAATTGCTCAACATCGTCTATCATTGATAATGACCAACTGGTAGCAAATTCGAAGTCTAGGGTTGCTGATGTGGAGGTAAAGTTTTGTGGTCCAAATGTAATATTAAGCACTGTTTCTCCGAGAATACCTGGCCAAGCCCTGAAGATAATATCAGCACTCGAACATCTCTCCCTTGAGATTCTCAGTGTTACCCTTAACACTACTGATCAAAATACCGTGAATTATTCCTTCACTATCAAGGTAACCAACATACAATACTCTCCCTCCGTTACTAAATAAGTGTCATTTTGATTTTCACCACGTACATTGAgaagtaaataaaagattaaataGCATAATTGTGTCCGTACTTTACACTGATGTTTAGTGTGACTTATAAAGATGAATTTCATGATACCTGTGGGCATTATTGGTTCTGCACAGAGATTAATGTTATTGGTTGGCTTTGCTTTGTGTTGATAGATTGGAATTGAATGCAAACTAAGTGCGGAGGAATTGGCTCATCAAATTCAGCAAACATTCTGCTGAAAGCCTAATACACTGAAAAGCTTCGATTATTTATTGGCAAAAGCTGAAGCTGCAATTTCAAAAGAGAGTTCTTACACGTAGAGGGGAGTGTATTAACACCTGACATAAATTAATTGTTTTTAAAAGTTTTATGTACTTTGTAGACAGTAAATTGGGAGTAGTAGCTTAATTGCTTGTATTGGCGAATTTCCATCGTCTTATAGATTGCATTCCAATTCGAAATACTACTCCATTTTCTTGCTCACATATATCTGAAtttgttatttaattaattgacaTATATGCTTTAATCTATGGGACCTGCAGGATAGCTTTTAAAATCTAAAAGATGGCAATTTCTGGCAAAGTTACCGGAGCTTATTACACTATCAAACATGACCTACATAAACGAAGTTCTTTTAAGTACGTATGTACATTAGAAATTCAGAATCACTATCAGCAAAGAAAGATGAAGATCATTATAATTAATAGTATAGGCATTATATACCGCATTACATTATTAAGCAGTTGCATAAATACAGTAGTACATACGTACCCCTCAACTTGAATGCTAAAGCAGTCATCAATCTTTTGCTACTCAGCTCTTACCTAGCGGGCTTCATTACAAGAAAACAGGGTAAAACCGACCGGACATAACTGACCGACGTCGATTTAGTCACCTTAAAATTGACCGACGCCAGTGGTCGGTTATATGCCAACTAAACGACACCGTATCGATGACGTGGCACACATAAAACCTACCATAGACAGGTGGTCGGTTTTACTGGGAAAAAAACGACACCGTTTTGCTGATGTGTCACTTTTAAAACCGACCACCTACATGTGGTCGGTTATATCCACAAATTCTGCA
The sequence above is drawn from the Apium graveolens cultivar Ventura chromosome 2, ASM990537v1, whole genome shotgun sequence genome and encodes:
- the LOC141706221 gene encoding transcription factor SPEECHLESS-like yields the protein MSDSLTSSDFFQGSEFVDYATSPDNFFSILEALDGELMNPIAIAGREADVTIGPKEGSASVEVESTSAPKLVSEKLTSSIFSNDTDPKALAEASNDLSSPKSNKRKLGNPTEGQQKISHITVERNRRKQINDNLTVLRTLMPSFYVKRGDQASIVGGVADYITELQQILRSLEAKKQRKVIYSDVVMSPRLVSSPRTKATAISSLPISPRKPPLSPRIVSSLPASPRTPQSIISNNCSLINNHLHRLLVQQLHPSANNFLPSPTTTLAPPSASLLLEPSSSSSNCSTSSIIDNDQLVANSKSRVADVEVKFCGPNVILSTVSPRIPGQALKIISALEHLSLEILSVTLNTTDQNTVNYSFTIKIGIECKLSAEELAHQIQQTFC